AAAACCCAAGTATATACATGAAACGTAAACTATACAGTACATGTAGCAGGCTGAGACATAGTAAACCTGTATGTGTAAGCTGCTTTCACCTGTACACAAATTCCATCCATTTGAAGAGAGACACTTTGGAATGACTAAACACAGAGTTGTGCCTGACAGATCTCTTCATTTGCCTTCCTCTGTGGATAGCTCGTTGACACCTCCTGCAGGGATGGGAATTATATTGATGTGAATTTAGGTGTATtaatctaacatttttttttttcaaattataatgTTCTGTTTAATTCCAACActaataaattactttttattacagAGCTAAGTGATGAAGCAATGGTTTGAACATGGTTTTCCTGAGATTTGATATGATGGAACAGACAATGCAGTGCCACATTAAAAACATGTGCCTTAAAACATAACTTGCACATATGCAGGCACACATATAGATATCCATGACATGTTTAGAAATGcttgacagaataaaaaaaacgaatttaaTAATTTACGTCTTGAATGGTGTTAAAAAGCATAACAGTACAAGGTTATAATTACTGAACAAGGCTTAATTTAGTTTTAGATAAAAAGCTAATCTTTACATTCTTTAGTGCACATTTGTTCAAGCACATTAGGTTAACTAAACGCATGATAATTATATGACAGCTTGACTTACCATTCATAGCAATCTGAGCAGTTGCTCTGTTTCAGCTTCATTCTGTGGTGACAGAGACTGCATTTCACCTTTTTCTGCAACAGTTTCTTCTTATGAAGCcactttattaattttaaatgttttctttttgatTTCTTTCCCTCGATCATTTTCCTTACTTTTCTCTCCAAATACATCATTTTGGCGCATTTATAACCGGATGACTGTCAGTTAAACGTGTCTAACTTGCATGTACAGGATTCAGTCAGAGAATCTCTAATAGAGGGGAGAACACCCACTTGAGAATCACTTCTGTGTTTATTTGACCACCAGAGGCGCTCCCGAGTGAGTCCAAAACGAATAGGTTTGTATGGAGAaatagagcaaaatcagagtttataaatatttaatacttcttatactgaaaaaaatactaatGTCTTCAATAAGTAACATGCTGTTTTCCTAAATTAAGAGAATATACTGACCAAATGAatagttactatttttattttgaggttttagcctttagctccattcacccccattcatccagaactcactcgcgggctccctctagaggTTGTCTGTGATTTTCTAGTGCGGAGAAGATAGGAAGTAGGTAGGCTCTCCATAAACTGGCTTTGATTCAGTCTTATTTCAcgatttattataaattatttatatattatttatataaagcttgcttattaaatatttatttggcTTATTTAGCTTAAACAACTACTTTGAATTACGTTTTGTGTatgtataacatatatatattcacGTATGTATCGtttatttactattaaaactGTCAGGTGGAACTTTGTAATATGGGTTGAGTTAATTAAGGGGGGCACCAGGGGGGCCACTAATAACGCCGCCGCTGCTGCAGGGAGAAGTCCGGTCGTGATGGAGTTGAGCAGTATATCTGCAGCTCGCCCCAAACGAGGCAAAAAGACCAATAAATCTGCAGAAACCAACAAAGAAGGGGAGCATGGCACAGGTAAGATATGTAACGTTAGCTTTTATTAAAACTAATGTTAGGAAATGTAGCTTACTAGCTACATTACATCCTGTGATTTCCGAGGAAACTTGGCTTAcactagcttacctagctaacctaaccttAGCTAGCTGGTTGGATCACTGTTCATTATGAATAATATGTGTTTACCATCCTCAGTAAAAATTTTAGCAGGCCACCATTAGCTGAGAATTTATAAGGATGATGTTAGCACACTAGTTAGTTGTTATAATTAAAGTATGAGTTATGGTGTAACACAAGTACTGCAAAAAATGACTGATAGACCAGCCCATCAGTCCAAGGACCAGGGATGGCGATACCTGTTAGACATTATTTTAGGCAACTTTTTTCCTGCTGTGCGACAGTTGGACTACAATTAGCTAATGTTATGTGCCAATCTTGTTACTTATCTTTGACTTGTAGgtcatttttaaacagtttataatATTTGAACTTATGTAGAGAATCCACCAACATAATTTATTAACTTAGTGGTTAACAAGTCCACAGTCCACtattagaatttatttattttttttgcagttaccCAGTTAGCCCCAACAGCTGTGATGTCCTTGAAAAAACACCAGATTCTACTGGCTGAAGCAAAGAAGAATGAGGAGGCTATGTCTAAAACAATTGCTGACCTGAAAGAAGAAAGGGACGGTCTTCTAAAACAGTTAGACGAATGTGAGTATTttggtaattaatataaaatatttacttagCACCAGAATGGCTGTACAAAAACATAAACCCCGGCCCTCTAACTTGCCACCACTTAAAatcctacattttaaaaatgtctcaCTCAAGTTTGATTTGTTTGATATTAGACCAGAAGAAAGGTCTGAAAGGTGGCACCGCAGAGGACGATTCGTCTGATCTATGTGAGGACCAAGAGTCATCAGagttttcttcatcttcttcatcttcctcttctaCGTCAATGTCAAGTTCCTCTGAAGagcagagaaagaagagaaagaaacacaAGCACAGCCACCAGAAGAAGctcaaaagaaagaagaacaaaaaaggaaaagaagaaaagatgcAGCAGTATAGAAAGAGAGGTACCTAAAACCACAGACAAATCCATATATACAGGGCCAgcttaaaaaattagaatatctttgaaaagttactttatttcagtaactctgttaaaaatgtgaaactcatataatatatatatatatgtatatatatatatatatatatatatatatatatatatatatatatatgtattaaacttttaatcgtttatttctttttttgttgatgattttggcttacagccaatgaaaacccaaaaatcagtgtctcagtaaattagaatattatataagaccgactGATACTGTTGGCAGTGGGGGTAGTTTGCTAAGTccggctggaaaatgaaatccacatctccataaaagttgttagtagagggaagcatgaagtgctgtaagattttgagggaaaacaaaactgcactgactttttagacttgataataaaacacattggatcaacaccagcagatgacatgtctctccagaccatcactgatcatcagtaaattttacatttaatttggaaattaagggagcagagtctggaggaagagtggagagacacacagtccaaactgcttgaggtctagtgtgaagtttccaccaatcagtgatgggttGGGGAGACAAGACATCTGCTGacgttgatccactgtgttttatcaagtccaaagtgcagtgcagttttgttttcccacaaaatcttacagcacttcatgcttccctctactaacaacttttatggagatg
This genomic stretch from Astyanax mexicanus isolate ESR-SI-001 chromosome 15, AstMex3_surface, whole genome shotgun sequence harbors:
- the LOC125781336 gene encoding coiled-coil domain-containing protein 106-like — translated: MYRLFTIKTVRWNFVIWVELIKGGTRGATNNAAAAAGRSPVVMELSSISAARPKRGKKTNKSAETNKEGEHGTVTQLAPTAVMSLKKHQILLAEAKKNEEAMSKTIADLKEERDGLLKQLDEYQKKGLKGGTAEDDSSDLCEDQESSEFSSSSSSSSSTSMSSSSEEQRKKRKKHKHSHQKKLKRKKNKKGKEEKMQQYRKRAGNPQQTVRRYKKILHQYRRGKNLRDAYRAVGVDRNTVVANAPIAELAIVAPQEYRKVLEGYSRQEKLQVFAKKCADVLNNDVQLLNNVEMYKKKNKLLPLMKRK